A part of Chloroflexota bacterium genomic DNA contains:
- a CDS encoding SMP-30/gluconolactonase/LRE family protein, translating to MHIEQVASGLGWPEGPTVLPDGRVVFVESYRSQLTVWSPDGVGRYAYTAGAPNSSVLGSDGALYVCQNGGTVGPWRAAEMSVPSIQRVDHEGGSAEVLITEIEGIKLNGPNDLVFGADGRLYFTDPGTYNPAAPDPSYIFALEPDGTGHVIIAFPAPVFPNGLAIERDGSIVWDESYTGHVRRLRTGSTDIEDLGKLPGANPILDGMKIGADGRLYVTDITAAGIHVLQPDGTVDEFIACGNAATNCAFDGENLYMTDAGVPADSADPSFGGALWRIALGRTGQPLHPGKIG from the coding sequence AGATGGTCGGGTCGTCTTCGTCGAGAGCTACCGTAGCCAGCTGACGGTCTGGAGTCCCGACGGAGTCGGGCGCTACGCATACACAGCGGGGGCGCCGAACTCGAGCGTCCTTGGCTCCGATGGCGCGCTCTACGTCTGCCAGAACGGCGGGACGGTGGGGCCGTGGCGGGCGGCCGAGATGAGTGTTCCGTCGATTCAGCGGGTCGATCATGAGGGGGGATCGGCTGAGGTCCTGATCACGGAGATCGAGGGCATCAAGCTCAACGGACCCAACGACCTCGTGTTCGGGGCGGACGGGCGCCTGTATTTCACGGATCCCGGGACCTACAACCCGGCAGCACCCGATCCAAGCTACATCTTCGCGCTCGAGCCGGACGGGACTGGCCATGTCATCATCGCCTTCCCGGCCCCGGTCTTCCCCAATGGACTGGCGATCGAGAGGGATGGGTCAATTGTCTGGGACGAGTCCTACACTGGGCATGTTCGACGGCTGCGCACAGGTTCGACGGACATCGAGGATCTCGGTAAGCTGCCCGGCGCGAACCCGATCCTGGACGGTATGAAGATCGGCGCGGATGGGCGCTTGTACGTGACCGACATCACGGCCGCGGGCATCCACGTCCTGCAGCCCGACGGCACCGTGGATGAATTCATCGCGTGCGGAAACGCGGCAACCAACTGCGCCTTCGACGGCGAGAACCTGTACATGACCGACGCCGGCGTTCCGGCCGATAGCGCGGACCCGTCGTTCGGCGGGGCGCTCTGGCGGATCGCGCTCGGAAGAACCGGTCAGCCGCTCCATCCTGGGAAGATCGGCTGA